In Streptomyces sp. NBC_00878, a single window of DNA contains:
- a CDS encoding cytochrome P450 produces MPPAETTVDESFPRLRKCPYRPPEEYDDLRAADGPAAARLYHGGRVWVITEYEQARAVLHDSRFSSDITHAGYPIYAEVLEGFRAFPLLNTLDPPLHTAQRRAIVSEFTLRRAEDLRPAMQKHADELLDAMTAGGNTADLVADFAEPFAGTITCWALGMDYADLQAWLVSSREVREKASGSATDTGDVGQEIAHQIVALQQYFQKFVDDKLAQPGDDPVSRVVEKYVKTGKLSKDELVKLCFVIFVAGQSPVKAMITIGLLRLLEQPAELAAVRDAPRLLPAAVEELTRLVSPLDLMPRVALEDVEIGGRLIRAGEGVVVAGAAANRDPAEYPDPDRLDLTREGRSHLAFGSGVHHCLGANLTKVGLQVAYATLLTRLPGLRLTESSQDIYPHPSWHPEIGRMPAAW; encoded by the coding sequence ATGCCCCCTGCCGAGACCACCGTGGACGAGTCCTTTCCCCGGCTGAGGAAGTGCCCCTATCGGCCGCCCGAGGAGTACGACGACCTGCGGGCCGCCGACGGCCCCGCGGCGGCCCGCCTCTACCACGGCGGACGTGTCTGGGTGATCACCGAGTACGAGCAGGCCCGCGCCGTCCTGCACGACAGCCGGTTCAGCTCCGACATCACCCACGCCGGATACCCCATCTACGCAGAAGTCCTCGAAGGGTTCCGTGCCTTCCCGCTGCTGAACACCCTGGACCCGCCGCTGCACACCGCGCAGCGCAGGGCGATCGTCAGCGAGTTCACCCTGCGCCGGGCGGAGGACCTGCGGCCGGCGATGCAGAAGCACGCCGATGAACTCCTCGACGCCATGACCGCCGGCGGGAACACCGCCGATCTGGTGGCCGACTTCGCCGAGCCGTTCGCGGGCACCATCACCTGCTGGGCGCTCGGCATGGACTACGCCGACCTCCAGGCATGGCTCGTCAGCAGCCGCGAGGTCCGGGAGAAGGCCTCCGGCTCGGCCACCGACACCGGCGACGTCGGGCAGGAGATCGCCCATCAGATCGTCGCGCTCCAGCAGTACTTTCAGAAGTTCGTCGACGACAAGCTGGCGCAGCCCGGTGACGATCCCGTCAGCCGGGTCGTCGAGAAGTATGTGAAGACCGGCAAACTCAGTAAGGACGAGCTGGTCAAACTCTGCTTCGTCATCTTCGTCGCCGGGCAGTCACCCGTGAAGGCGATGATCACCATCGGGTTGCTGAGGCTGCTGGAACAGCCCGCCGAACTCGCTGCCGTACGGGACGCTCCGCGACTTCTGCCCGCCGCCGTGGAGGAGCTGACCCGGCTGGTGAGCCCGCTGGACCTGATGCCGCGGGTCGCACTGGAGGACGTCGAGATCGGCGGGCGCCTGATCCGCGCGGGAGAGGGCGTCGTCGTCGCCGGTGCCGCCGCCAACCGTGACCCCGCCGAATACCCCGATCCCGACCGCCTCGACCTCACGCGCGAGGGCCGCAGCCACCTGGCCTTCGGCTCCGGAGTCCACCACTGCCTCGGCGCCAACCTCACCAAGGTCGGCCTCCAGGTCGCCTACGCCACCCTCCTGACCCGCCTCCCCGGCCTCCGCCTCACCGAGTCCTCCCAGGACATCTACCCGCACCCCTCCTGGCACCCGGAGATCGGCCGCATGCCCGCCGCCTGGTAG
- a CDS encoding cytochrome P450: protein MTIEQQDSAGQSQDDFPSLLAWLSQNRAEQPVLADDVFPGLWHLFRYADVERVLSDPATYSSDMSAIIPTHPDTAWMAKGNVVGIDPPMHRRLKSLVSKAFTPKLVAGLEPRITELTTELLDQVAGRDGFDLVEAVTHPLPVFVIAELLGIPVADRSLFEKWALNFIAANGGAESALPSEENVLAFVETAREMRAYMLEHVQDRRSTPRDDLIGQLVSARTEDGQLDDDEIIGFAGTLLMAGHITTTAVLGSTVLCLDENPAAFAEVRQDRSLIPAAVEEAVRLRPAFSRLVRMTTAESEFAGRTIPAGQVLTMWTVSANRDPERFDSPDTFDLHRDKSRHLGFGQGLHFCMGAPLARLEGRVVLNLLLDRFPKLAVAQTPDAVAYHHPKNVVGPRRLLVTTT, encoded by the coding sequence ATGACCATCGAACAGCAGGATTCCGCCGGGCAATCCCAGGACGACTTTCCCTCGCTGCTTGCCTGGCTTTCTCAAAACCGCGCCGAACAACCAGTGCTCGCCGACGACGTGTTTCCCGGGCTCTGGCATCTGTTCCGCTATGCCGATGTGGAACGGGTGCTGTCCGACCCGGCGACATACTCCAGTGACATGTCGGCGATCATTCCGACGCATCCGGACACGGCCTGGATGGCGAAGGGGAATGTCGTCGGCATCGACCCGCCGATGCACCGCAGGCTCAAATCCCTGGTCAGCAAGGCGTTCACGCCGAAGCTGGTGGCCGGTCTCGAGCCGCGTATCACGGAGTTGACGACGGAGCTGCTCGACCAGGTGGCCGGGCGGGACGGCTTCGACCTGGTGGAGGCCGTCACGCATCCGCTGCCGGTGTTCGTGATCGCGGAGCTGCTGGGCATCCCGGTGGCGGACCGGTCGCTGTTCGAGAAGTGGGCGCTGAACTTCATCGCGGCCAACGGCGGCGCCGAGAGCGCGCTGCCGAGCGAGGAGAACGTGCTGGCGTTCGTGGAGACGGCCCGGGAGATGCGGGCGTACATGCTGGAGCATGTCCAGGACCGGCGCAGCACACCCCGCGACGATCTGATCGGTCAGCTGGTGAGCGCCCGCACCGAGGACGGGCAGCTCGACGACGACGAGATCATCGGCTTCGCCGGCACGCTGCTGATGGCGGGTCACATCACCACGACCGCCGTGCTCGGCAGCACGGTCCTGTGCCTGGACGAGAACCCGGCCGCGTTCGCCGAGGTGCGCCAGGACCGTTCGCTGATCCCGGCGGCGGTCGAGGAGGCGGTGCGACTGCGGCCGGCGTTCTCCCGGCTGGTGCGGATGACGACGGCCGAGTCGGAGTTCGCGGGGCGGACGATACCGGCCGGGCAGGTCCTCACCATGTGGACGGTGTCGGCCAACCGCGACCCGGAGCGCTTCGACTCCCCCGACACCTTCGACCTCCACCGCGACAAGTCCCGCCACCTGGGCTTCGGCCAGGGCCTCCACTTCTGCATGGGCGCCCCGCTGGCCCGCCTGGAGGGCCGCGTCGTCCTCAACCTCCTCCTGGACCGCTTCCCGAAACTGGCCGTCGCCCAGACCCCGGACGCGGTGGCGTACCACCACCCGAAGAACGTCGTGGGCCCCCGCCGCCTCCTCGTCACGACCACCTGA
- a CDS encoding NlmOI: protein MKQLDFLLGEFRLEYTNLTTEQVTTGRATSSGKALADGRFHEITQYIPVPGITAVWLIGWSDIEGHFVSFYYDDWGHHGTFTSPGWEDGHFRITGDSSVFGGRHRFVDDYEIDEDGSVLKKGYVYIGEDLVPGDIVRFRR from the coding sequence ATGAAGCAGCTCGATTTCCTCCTCGGTGAATTCCGGCTGGAATACACGAACCTGACCACCGAGCAGGTCACCACCGGTCGGGCCACCTCCTCCGGCAAGGCCCTGGCCGACGGCCGGTTCCACGAGATCACCCAGTACATCCCCGTCCCCGGCATCACCGCCGTCTGGCTGATCGGCTGGAGTGACATCGAGGGCCACTTCGTCTCCTTCTACTACGACGACTGGGGCCACCACGGCACCTTCACCAGCCCCGGCTGGGAGGACGGCCACTTCCGGATCACCGGCGACAGCTCCGTCTTCGGCGGGCGCCACCGCTTCGTCGACGACTACGAGATCGACGAGGACGGCTCCGTCCTCAAGAAGGGCTACGTCTACATCGGCGAGGACCTCGTCCCCGGGGACATCGTGCGATTCCGCCGCTGA
- a CDS encoding type I polyketide synthase translates to MPGAFEETQAIAVVGIACRLPGAGTPQEFAALLARGGDAVTDVPADRRDILPDDPGIPTRGGFLDHVDIFDAPFFGISPREAAALDPQQRLLLELGWEALEHAGTLPAALAGTAAGVFVGALADDWARLTQRQGPDAVTAHTFTGRQRSLLANRLSYSLGLTGPSLTVDSGQSSSLVAVHLATESLRRGECELALVGGVNLVLAPDSTLAVHRLGALSPDGHCRTFDARANGYVRGEGGGLVVLKPLESALADGDRVHGVIRGSAVNNDGGGTALTAPDAAAQREVIQAACRRAGVAPHDIQYVELHGTGTPTGDPVEAAALGAALGAGRPADRPLRVGSVKTNIGHLEGAAGIAGLIKTLLCLRDGRYAPTLHHDTPHPDIPLADLGLTVQRTTEPWPAEDGTRLAGVSSFGLGGTNCHVVLASWEQRAQDAPAGPATAPWVLSGRTPEALADQARQLLDADPDAEPAAVAHALLTTRTAFTHRAVVLAPDAEGRREALAALAQGRPSPAVVTTAAPGESGPGPVFVFPGQGSQWPGMAAGLLDTEPAFAAAWDRCARALTACVDWNPTDVVRQTPGAPDLDRVDVLQPVLWAVMVSLAEVWRAYGVEPAAVVGHSQGEVAAACVAGALSLEDGAKVAVRRAELIGRQLSGHGGMVAVTEPAEAVAARIDALGGAIQVAAVNGPDSVIVAGSTDGLDALLASCAADEVRARRVAVDYASHSSHVEAIRDPLRTALADVTPRPFAISFHSTVAPGAVDPVPDGDYWYRNLREPVSFAPAVTALTEAGHTTFIEISPHPVLAPAIAATAEAAGARPVVVPTLRRDHGGPDRMAASLAQAYVHGTPVDWTRTLHGPYAHVELPTYPFQRRRHWLAPTGAAEEPPTTSAAAPEPVVRPKTPVDTLDLVRAEAAAVLGHPGTADVVPELTFKDLGFDSHLALELRGRLTAATGRTLPTTLLFDHPTPAALARHLADESSEARRSRPVVRTGAEDPVVIVGMACQLPGGIDGPEQLWRALGDGLDAVTAPPADRGWSAEGHRGGFLADAADFDADLFGISPREALAMDPQQRLLLETAWEALERAGIAPTALRGSRTGVYVGAMNQEYGPRLYDAPDDLRGHLLTGTTASVLSGRLSYVFGCEGPSVTVDTACSSSLVALHLAAESVRRGESTRALVAGVTVMAAPGLFREFSRQGGLSPDGRCKAFGASADGTGWSEGVGVLLVERLSDARRNGHRVLAVVRGSAINQDGASNGLTAPNGMAQQRVIQDALADAGLRSQDVDAVEAHGTGTKLGDPIEAHALLATYGQGRERPLYLGSLKSNIGHAQAAAGVAGVIKTVLALHHGELPKTLHADEPSPYVDWSSGAVDLLTAPRAWPETGRPRRAGVSSFGISGTNAHVVLEQAPASRLPPAAPETAAPVPLLLSAATPEALSAQAARLRARLTDDTPLTALGHSLATARAALPYRAAVLTGDRERLHADLAALAEGDSTPTAPRAIAEEGRTAFLFTGQGSQRPCMGLELDAAQPAFRAALDEVAAHLDPRLPYPLRMVLADESGLLDQTRYAQPALFALEVALFRLLEHWGIVPDHLLGHSVGELAAAHVAGVLSLPDACALVTARGRLMQALPGTGAMAAVEATEEELLPELAGHGGEFTLAAVNGPRSVVVSGDADAVRGLAARWKERGRRTRELRVSHAFHSPHMEPMLADFAEVAAGVDYRPPTLSVISDLTGAEATPKELCDPDTWVRHVRGTVRFHDGVRRLRALGVTRFVELGPDGVLTAMVREAFEGETAAIPVLRRDHAEPDAAVGALARLHLAGHSPDWAAVFAGHPPADPATVPTYAFRRRRYWLAPHSSATGVTTGGTALTHPVLTALTTVAGGQTLLTGRIAHTTHAWLADRTVRGRALVPDAVLLDLALTAARETGATRVAELRPTAPLDLPADTTLDVQVLVGAPEADGRRTLTVHTRPAPGDVPWTQHAEGTLASDAEARTPAQNGSWEPRDAKPLDTDSPYDRLAATGTLYGPAYRALRTAWRHADVTGAELAVPDEGFTLHPALLDSVQQLLAADDTADDTADETVGDTADDKPPALGAEYRDVTVPTGPTGALRALITPDGIRLTDPEGRTVATVGALTPRPLADADAACGPYGADRPYTLHWRPVAAPHATADARWAVVGEPLPPHALPGAVHHPDLGVPDAGVVVVGCGAEPGATGADGARGAAHRALAVARTWLADERRADTRLVVVTRRAVAPDGGPCAPEQAPVWGLLRSAQTEHPGRFVLVDLDDDPASAAALPAAYATGEPQLAVRAGRLHAPRLTRPAATQKPAVALDPDGTVLITGGTGGLGRLVTRHLAERHGMRHLLLLSRSGGDADALAAELGLSGDVRLTVVACDTADRDALAAALAAVPAEHPLTAVVHTAGVVHDAVVEAIDPADLDRVLRPKADAAWHLHELTIGQNLAAFVLFSSVSGVTGAAGQGGYAAANTFLDALAHHRRVQGLPAVSLAWGPWAPTGGMTSKLTATDLERMRRGGLLPLTAEHGLALLDSALRAPVAPLLLPLALSLPDIRHAAHEGAASPLHRELAGTAWRTADDRSPTAEQAPDLARQLTRKSPPEQEALLLEQVRGHAAAVLGHRDGRHVEAGRTFKELGFDSLMGVELRNRLTTAAGRRMPAGLLFNHPTPLAVARHLRDSLAPAAGEGTFTDALEVLDGLVTASAEPADLAAASDRLRLLLTRCEERAATLTPAGHRTTEGAQGTEGTEGTDGVREALAAASVDEIFSFIDQEFGQGTGQGTGQDLTANSREGKE, encoded by the coding sequence ATGCCGGGAGCGTTCGAGGAGACCCAGGCGATCGCCGTCGTCGGCATCGCCTGCCGACTGCCGGGCGCCGGCACCCCGCAGGAATTCGCCGCACTGCTCGCCCGCGGTGGCGACGCCGTCACCGACGTACCCGCCGACCGCCGCGACATCCTGCCCGACGACCCCGGCATCCCCACGCGCGGCGGCTTCCTCGACCACGTCGACATCTTCGACGCGCCCTTCTTCGGCATCTCGCCCCGCGAGGCGGCCGCCCTCGACCCCCAGCAGCGCCTGCTGCTCGAACTCGGCTGGGAGGCCCTCGAACACGCCGGCACCCTGCCCGCCGCACTCGCCGGCACCGCCGCCGGTGTCTTCGTGGGTGCCCTCGCCGACGACTGGGCCCGCCTCACCCAGCGTCAGGGACCCGACGCCGTCACCGCGCACACCTTCACCGGCCGGCAGCGCTCCCTGCTCGCCAACCGTCTCTCCTACTCCCTCGGCCTCACCGGCCCCAGCCTGACCGTCGACTCCGGCCAGTCCTCCTCCCTGGTCGCCGTCCACCTCGCCACCGAGAGCCTGCGCCGCGGAGAGTGCGAACTCGCTCTGGTCGGCGGCGTCAACCTCGTGCTGGCACCCGACAGCACCCTCGCCGTGCACCGTCTGGGCGCACTCTCCCCGGACGGCCACTGCCGTACCTTCGACGCCCGCGCCAACGGCTACGTCCGCGGCGAGGGCGGTGGTCTCGTCGTCCTCAAGCCGCTGGAGAGCGCCCTCGCCGACGGCGACCGGGTGCACGGCGTCATCCGCGGCAGCGCCGTCAACAACGACGGCGGCGGCACCGCCCTCACCGCCCCCGACGCCGCCGCCCAGCGTGAGGTGATCCAAGCCGCGTGCCGGCGCGCGGGCGTCGCCCCCCATGACATCCAGTACGTCGAACTCCACGGCACCGGCACCCCCACCGGCGACCCGGTCGAGGCCGCCGCGCTCGGCGCCGCCCTGGGCGCCGGACGCCCCGCGGACCGGCCGCTGCGCGTCGGCTCGGTCAAGACCAACATCGGCCACCTGGAAGGCGCGGCGGGCATCGCCGGCCTCATCAAGACCCTGCTGTGCCTGCGCGACGGCCGGTACGCCCCCACCCTCCACCACGACACCCCGCACCCGGACATCCCGCTGGCTGACCTCGGCCTCACCGTCCAGCGCACCACCGAACCCTGGCCAGCCGAGGACGGCACCCGGCTGGCCGGCGTCAGCTCCTTCGGCCTCGGCGGCACCAACTGCCATGTGGTGCTCGCCTCTTGGGAACAGCGGGCGCAGGACGCCCCGGCCGGGCCCGCCACCGCGCCCTGGGTCCTGTCCGGCCGCACCCCCGAGGCCCTCGCCGACCAGGCCCGGCAGCTGCTCGACGCCGACCCCGACGCCGAACCCGCCGCCGTCGCCCACGCGTTGCTCACCACCCGCACCGCCTTCACCCACCGTGCGGTGGTCCTCGCCCCCGACGCCGAAGGACGCCGCGAGGCCCTCGCCGCGCTCGCCCAGGGCCGTCCCTCGCCCGCTGTCGTCACCACCGCGGCCCCCGGCGAGTCCGGCCCCGGACCGGTCTTCGTCTTCCCCGGCCAGGGCTCCCAATGGCCCGGCATGGCCGCCGGACTCCTCGACACCGAGCCCGCCTTCGCCGCCGCCTGGGACCGCTGCGCCCGCGCTCTCACCGCCTGCGTCGACTGGAACCCGACCGACGTCGTCCGCCAGACCCCCGGCGCCCCCGACCTAGACCGCGTCGACGTGCTCCAGCCCGTGCTGTGGGCCGTCATGGTCTCGCTGGCGGAGGTCTGGCGGGCGTACGGCGTCGAGCCCGCCGCCGTCGTCGGACACTCCCAGGGCGAGGTCGCCGCCGCCTGCGTCGCCGGGGCACTCTCCCTGGAGGACGGCGCCAAGGTCGCCGTACGCCGCGCCGAACTCATCGGCCGCCAACTGTCCGGGCACGGCGGCATGGTCGCAGTGACCGAGCCCGCCGAGGCGGTCGCCGCCCGGATCGACGCGCTCGGCGGCGCCATCCAGGTCGCCGCCGTCAACGGCCCCGACTCGGTGATCGTCGCGGGCTCCACCGACGGCCTCGACGCGCTCCTCGCCTCCTGCGCCGCCGACGAGGTCCGCGCCCGCCGCGTCGCCGTCGACTACGCCTCCCACTCCTCCCACGTCGAGGCCATCCGCGACCCCCTGCGCACCGCCCTCGCCGACGTCACCCCGCGCCCCTTCGCGATCTCCTTCCACTCGACGGTCGCCCCCGGTGCCGTCGACCCGGTTCCGGACGGCGACTACTGGTACCGCAACCTGCGTGAACCCGTCTCCTTCGCGCCCGCCGTCACCGCCCTCACCGAGGCCGGGCACACCACCTTCATCGAGATCAGCCCCCACCCGGTGCTCGCCCCCGCCATCGCCGCGACCGCCGAGGCCGCGGGCGCCCGGCCCGTCGTCGTGCCCACCCTCCGCCGCGACCACGGCGGCCCCGACCGCATGGCCGCCTCCCTCGCCCAGGCGTACGTCCACGGCACCCCGGTCGACTGGACCCGGACCCTTCACGGCCCCTACGCGCACGTCGAGTTGCCCACCTACCCCTTCCAGCGCCGCCGCCACTGGCTCGCGCCGACCGGGGCCGCCGAAGAGCCGCCGACGACGAGCGCCGCCGCGCCCGAGCCCGTCGTCCGCCCGAAGACCCCGGTCGACACCCTGGACCTCGTCCGCGCCGAGGCCGCCGCCGTCCTCGGTCACCCCGGCACCGCCGACGTCGTACCCGAACTCACCTTCAAGGACCTCGGGTTCGACTCCCACCTCGCGCTGGAACTGCGCGGCAGGCTCACCGCGGCCACCGGCCGGACCCTGCCGACCACCCTGCTCTTCGACCACCCGACACCGGCCGCGCTGGCCCGTCACCTCGCTGATGAATCCTCAGAGGCACGCCGGTCGAGGCCTGTTGTGCGCACCGGCGCCGAGGACCCCGTCGTGATCGTCGGCATGGCCTGCCAGCTGCCCGGCGGCATCGATGGACCCGAACAGCTGTGGCGGGCCCTCGGTGACGGCCTCGACGCCGTCACCGCCCCGCCCGCGGACCGGGGCTGGTCCGCCGAGGGCCACCGGGGCGGATTCCTCGCCGACGCCGCCGACTTCGACGCCGACCTCTTCGGCATCTCCCCGCGCGAGGCGCTCGCCATGGACCCGCAGCAGCGGCTGCTCCTGGAGACCGCCTGGGAGGCCCTGGAACGTGCCGGGATCGCCCCCACCGCCCTGCGCGGCTCCCGCACCGGCGTCTACGTCGGCGCCATGAACCAGGAGTACGGCCCCCGCCTGTACGACGCCCCCGACGACCTGCGCGGACACCTGCTCACCGGGACCACGGCGAGCGTCCTGTCGGGCCGCCTGTCCTACGTCTTCGGCTGCGAGGGCCCGTCCGTCACCGTCGACACCGCCTGCTCGTCCTCCCTGGTCGCCCTGCACCTGGCGGCCGAGTCGGTGCGCCGGGGCGAGTCCACCCGCGCCCTTGTCGCGGGCGTGACCGTGATGGCCGCCCCCGGACTGTTCCGCGAGTTCTCCCGACAGGGCGGACTCTCACCGGACGGGCGCTGCAAGGCATTCGGCGCCTCGGCCGACGGCACCGGCTGGTCGGAGGGCGTGGGCGTGCTCCTTGTCGAGCGGCTCTCCGACGCACGGCGCAACGGGCATCGCGTGCTGGCCGTCGTACGCGGTTCCGCGATCAACCAGGACGGTGCCTCCAACGGGCTCACAGCGCCCAACGGGATGGCTCAACAGCGGGTGATCCAGGACGCGTTGGCGGACGCGGGGCTCCGATCGCAGGACGTCGACGCCGTCGAGGCGCACGGCACCGGTACGAAGCTCGGCGACCCCATCGAGGCGCACGCGCTGCTCGCGACGTACGGCCAAGGGCGTGAACGCCCGCTGTATCTCGGCTCGTTGAAGTCCAACATCGGACACGCCCAGGCGGCGGCCGGAGTCGCGGGGGTCATCAAGACCGTCCTCGCCCTGCACCACGGAGAGCTGCCGAAGACCCTCCACGCCGACGAGCCGTCCCCGTACGTCGACTGGTCCTCCGGCGCGGTCGACCTGCTGACCGCACCCCGAGCCTGGCCGGAGACCGGGCGCCCGCGCCGCGCGGGCGTGTCCTCCTTCGGCATCAGCGGCACCAACGCCCACGTCGTCCTCGAACAGGCCCCCGCCTCCCGACTTCCCCCCGCCGCACCCGAAACCGCCGCCCCCGTCCCCCTCCTCCTGTCCGCCGCCACCCCCGAGGCACTCAGCGCCCAGGCCGCCCGCCTGCGCGCCCGCCTCACGGACGACACCCCCCTCACCGCGCTCGGCCACTCCCTGGCGACCGCCCGCGCCGCCCTCCCGTACCGCGCGGCCGTCCTCACCGGCGACCGTGAGCGGCTCCACGCCGACCTGGCCGCCCTCGCCGAAGGCGACTCGACCCCGACGGCACCCCGCGCGATCGCCGAAGAGGGCCGCACCGCCTTCCTGTTCACCGGACAGGGAAGCCAACGTCCGTGCATGGGACTGGAGTTGGACGCCGCCCAGCCCGCGTTCCGGGCCGCGCTCGACGAGGTCGCCGCACACCTCGACCCGCGACTGCCGTACCCCCTGCGGATGGTGCTGGCCGACGAGTCCGGGCTGCTGGACCAGACGCGGTACGCCCAACCGGCGCTGTTCGCCCTCGAAGTCGCTCTCTTCCGGCTGCTGGAGCACTGGGGGATCGTCCCCGACCACCTGCTGGGCCACTCCGTGGGCGAGCTGGCCGCCGCGCATGTCGCCGGGGTGCTCTCCCTGCCCGACGCCTGCGCCCTGGTCACCGCCCGGGGACGGCTCATGCAGGCCCTGCCCGGGACCGGCGCCATGGCCGCCGTGGAAGCCACCGAGGAGGAGCTGCTGCCCGAACTCGCCGGGCATGGCGGTGAGTTCACGCTCGCCGCGGTCAACGGCCCCCGCTCCGTGGTGGTCTCCGGCGACGCCGACGCCGTACGCGGCCTCGCCGCCCGCTGGAAGGAGCGCGGCCGGCGCACCCGCGAGCTGCGGGTCTCGCACGCCTTCCACTCGCCCCATATGGAGCCCATGCTGGCCGACTTCGCGGAGGTCGCCGCCGGCGTCGACTACCGGCCACCGACGCTCTCCGTGATCAGCGACCTCACTGGCGCGGAGGCGACCCCAAAGGAGCTGTGCGACCCCGACACCTGGGTGCGGCACGTGCGCGGCACGGTCCGGTTCCACGACGGAGTACGGCGGCTGCGCGCGCTCGGTGTCACCCGGTTCGTGGAGCTGGGCCCGGACGGTGTCCTCACGGCGATGGTCCGGGAGGCCTTCGAGGGCGAGACGGCTGCCATCCCGGTGCTGCGCCGTGACCACGCCGAGCCGGACGCCGCAGTCGGCGCGCTCGCCCGACTGCACCTCGCCGGGCACAGCCCCGACTGGGCCGCCGTCTTCGCCGGGCACCCCCCGGCCGACCCCGCGACCGTGCCCACCTACGCCTTCCGGCGCCGCCGTTACTGGCTGGCCCCGCACTCGTCGGCGACCGGGGTGACGACCGGCGGGACCGCGCTCACCCACCCGGTGCTCACCGCGCTCACCACGGTCGCGGGCGGACAGACCCTGCTGACCGGGCGGATCGCTCACACCACCCACGCCTGGCTCGCCGACCGCACCGTGCGCGGCCGGGCCCTGGTCCCGGACGCCGTCCTGCTCGATCTCGCCCTCACCGCCGCCCGCGAGACCGGCGCCACCAGGGTCGCCGAACTGCGGCCCACCGCACCGCTCGACCTCCCGGCGGACACCACGTTGGACGTCCAGGTTCTGGTGGGCGCCCCCGAGGCGGACGGCCGGCGCACGCTGACCGTCCACACTCGGCCGGCCCCCGGCGACGTTCCGTGGACCCAGCACGCGGAGGGCACCCTGGCCTCCGACGCCGAGGCCAGAACCCCGGCTCAGAACGGGTCTTGGGAACCGCGGGACGCCAAACCGCTCGACACCGACAGCCCCTACGACCGACTCGCCGCCACGGGCACCCTGTACGGCCCCGCCTACCGAGCCCTGCGCACGGCCTGGCGGCACGCCGACGTCACCGGCGCCGAACTCGCCGTACCGGACGAGGGGTTCACCCTCCACCCAGCCCTGCTGGACAGCGTCCAACAGCTTCTCGCGGCCGACGACACGGCCGACGACACGGCTGACGAAACCGTCGGCGACACAGCTGACGACAAGCCGCCTGCTCTCGGCGCCGAGTACCGGGACGTCACCGTGCCGACGGGCCCGACCGGCGCCCTGCGCGCGCTGATCACCCCGGACGGGATCCGCCTGACCGACCCCGAGGGCCGTACTGTCGCCACGGTCGGCGCCCTCACCCCGCGCCCCCTGGCCGATGCCGACGCGGCCTGTGGACCGTACGGCGCCGACCGGCCGTACACCCTCCACTGGCGGCCCGTCGCGGCGCCGCATGCCACGGCCGACGCGCGCTGGGCGGTCGTCGGAGAGCCGCTGCCCCCGCACGCCCTGCCCGGTGCCGTGCACCACCCGGACCTGGGTGTGCCGGACGCGGGCGTCGTGGTCGTCGGCTGCGGCGCCGAGCCGGGTGCCACCGGGGCGGACGGCGCCCGAGGCGCGGCCCACCGCGCACTGGCCGTCGCCCGGACGTGGCTCGCTGACGAACGCCGTGCCGACACCCGGTTGGTCGTCGTCACCCGGCGGGCGGTCGCCCCCGACGGCGGGCCCTGCGCCCCCGAACAGGCGCCGGTGTGGGGCCTGTTGAGGTCCGCGCAGACCGAACACCCCGGCCGTTTCGTCCTGGTGGACCTGGACGACGACCCGGCCTCCGCCGCCGCGCTGCCCGCCGCCTACGCCACCGGCGAGCCCCAACTCGCCGTCCGCGCAGGCAGATTGCACGCCCCGCGCCTGACGCGTCCCGCCGCCACTCAGAAGCCCGCTGTCGCCCTCGACCCCGACGGCACCGTCCTGATCACCGGCGGCACCGGCGGCCTCGGCCGCCTCGTCACCCGGCACCTCGCCGAACGGCACGGCATGCGGCATCTGTTGCTGCTCAGCCGCAGCGGCGGGGACGCCGACGCGCTCGCCGCCGAACTCGGCCTCTCCGGCGACGTACGGCTCACCGTCGTCGCCTGCGACACCGCCGACCGTGACGCGCTGGCCGCCGCCCTGGCCGCCGTACCGGCGGAGCATCCGCTGACCGCCGTCGTCCACACCGCCGGAGTCGTCCACGACGCCGTCGTCGAGGCGATCGACCCCGCCGACCTCGACCGGGTGCTGCGGCCCAAGGCGGACGCGGCCTGGCACCTGCACGAACTGACGATTGGCCAGAATCTCGCCGCGTTCGTACTGTTCTCCTCCGTCTCCGGTGTCACCGGCGCGGCCGGGCAAGGCGGTTACGCCGCCGCCAACACCTTCCTCGACGCCCTGGCCCACCACCGCCGCGTCCAGGGGCTGCCCGCCGTCTCCCTCGCCTGGGGACCCTGGGCGCCCACCGGCGGGATGACCAGCAAGCTCACCGCCACCGACCTGGAGCGGATGCGGCGCGGCGGACTCCTCCCGCTCACCGCCGAACACGGCCTCGCCCTTCTCGACAGCGCCCTGCGCGCCCCGGTCGCCCCGCTGCTGCTGCCGCTCGCGCTGTCCCTGCCCGACATCCGGCACGCCGCCCACGAAGGCGCCGCGTCGCCGCTCCACCGCGAACTGGCGGGCACCGCCTGGCGTACGGCCGACGACCGGTCCCCGACCGCCGAACAGGCCCCCGACCTGGCCCGGCAGCTCACCCGGAAGTCCCCGCCGGAGCAGGAGGCCCTGCTCCTTGAACAGGTGCGCGGCCACGCCGCCGCCGTCCTGGGCCACCGCGACGGTCGGCATGTCGAGGCCGGGCGCACCTTCAAGGAGCTCGGCTTCGACTCCCTCATGGGCGTCGAGCTCCGCAACCGCCTCACCACGGCGGCCGGCCGGCGCATGCCCGCCGGACTCCTCTTCAACCACCCCACACCGCTGGCCGTCGCCCGTCACCTCCGCGACAGCCTGGCCCCCGCGGCCGGCGAAGGCACGTTCACCGACGCGCTGGAGGTGCTGGACGGCCTCGTCACCGCGTCCGCCGAACCCGCCGACCTGGCCGCCGCCTCCGACCGGCTGCGCCTGCTGCTCACCCGCTGCGAGGAGCGGGCCGCCACCCTCACCCCGGCCGGACACCGGACCACGGAGGGAGCGCAGGGAACGGAGGGAACGGAGGGAACGGACGGGGTCCGCGAGGCGCTCGCGGCGGCGAGCGTCGACGAGATCTTCTCCTTCATCGACCAGGAATTCGGCCAGGGCACCGGCCAGGGCACCGGCCAGGACCTCACAGCCAACAGCCGGGAAGGCAAGGAATGA